AACATTAATTGTACTACTATCATAACATTCACGTATGAGAAAACATCTAGCAACTGAACAAAGCTTTGTATTTATTAGTATATTCCTAATGAGAAATATATTTCCAGGTATGTTACATATGAAACACAATCTAACTCCCAATTACGGAGCCAGCACGTTCACTaccacacacatatatatcctTTCCGAGTCCAATATATCAATATAGTTACAGAATCTACCAGTCACCTAATGACCGAATTAACCAAGTCACAATCACCTAATTAGCACACTAGCCAGCTAGCACACCCTACAAAATAGTCTATTTGTCAGCATCAACAAAGGCAAATTCAAAGACCCAACCTCAAATCCAAAGCCAAGCCTGGCGACGTATACGAAGACGACTGATCATCTTCAGTGGCAGGAGCaggagcagcagcagcagcaggcaAGTTCAAGTCCAGCCCACCAGAATTAGTGTTGTTGTTGATCCCAAGTTGTGTCATCACCACTGACGCCTCTTCCCCTTTCTCCCAATGACACCTCTTGTGCCCGCCCAAAGCTTGCCCACTCGAAAACACCCTCCAGCAAATGCTACACTGGTACCCCGACTCCACCGCCATAACCATCTTGTTATTCTCCTCCATCACATCATCAACATTACTATCATCAACGCCACAGCTACGACTAGCCATTACTACATTACCAtgctgaagatgatgatgatgatgaagctcCTCTTCCACCTCCACATCACTCTTTGTAATCGCGAAACAACCCTTCACGTTCTTGTGGCTCGCCCTATGGCCTCCCAAGGCCTGGTGGGACCCGAACACTTTCTTGCAACTGGAACACTCGAAACGACAGCCGCCGGAGTCGTTTTCTCGAAGGCCTTGTGAACTAGTACCAGGAAGTTGAGTTTGGTCGGTGCCGCTGGCAAGAATCAACAAGCTAGAGGCGGCGTCGTGGTCGTCTTCGCTCATTGAGAGCTCCAAGTCGGGAAGGACCGGGTTCGGCGGCGAACCGGCTCGTTGGAAATCCGGCGGAGGTTGGATTCCTCGCCAGTGGCGTTCAGGGTGGCAGCGCATGTGGCCGAAGAGAGCCTTCCATGACCAGAACTTCCTGCCGCACTCGCTGCAGGGCGTGGTGATCTTGGGGGCTCCCGGATCGGGTTTCTTGGCGGACTTGGGCCGCTTGGCCGGGTTGTCGGCGTCGGGCCTCATCAGTTTGGAGCGCTTCTTTCGAGGGTTTTGCTGGTGGGGTTGTGGGGCATTGTTGCTCTCGGGGAAGTTGAAGGAagtagaagatgaagaagcgAAAGGGACGGCGGTAGGGAGGGAAACGACGACGTTTGGGTAGTGGTGGGGTTGAGTTGGtaatggtggcggtggcggtggagTGGGGTGTCGGAAATCGAGGTCGGGATTGTGCATTGTGGGTTTTGGTGGAACACTTTcgggcagagagagagagagaagggaaaaaAGTCGAAGCGTAGGAGTGGGTTTGTGTTTTGTAGAGGCACGATGGCGGTTACTTGGGGCTCAAACCAGAA
The sequence above is a segment of the Rosa rugosa unplaced genomic scaffold, drRosRugo1.1 SCAFFOLD_194, whole genome shotgun sequence genome. Coding sequences within it:
- the LOC133724275 gene encoding zinc finger protein ZAT3-like, which gives rise to MHNPDLDFRHPTPPPPPPLPTQPHHYPNVVVSLPTAVPFASSSSTSFNFPESNNAPQPHQQNPRKKRSKLMRPDADNPAKRPKSAKKPDPGAPKITTPCSECGRKFWSWKALFGHMRCHPERHWRGIQPPPDFQRAGSPPNPVLPDLELSMSEDDHDAASSLLILASGTDQTQLPGTSSQGLRENDSGGCRFECSSCKKVFGSHQALGGHRASHKNVKGCFAITKSDVEVEEELHHHHHLQHGNVVMASRSCGVDDSNVDDVMEENNKMVMAVESGYQCSICWRVFSSGQALGGHKRCHWEKGEEASVVMTQLGINNNTNSGGLDLNLPAAAAAPAPATEDDQSSSYTSPGLALDLRLGL